Within Vicia villosa cultivar HV-30 ecotype Madison, WI linkage group LG1, Vvil1.0, whole genome shotgun sequence, the genomic segment GGCTTAAAGACCGTTGACTTGACACTCTTCCAGAATCTACAAAATTTTCTAACTTATCTGAGTCATTAGCACCATATTTATCTGATGGATCCCTTTTAATATCTTGCAACCTAATAAGTTGACTATAAGCTCCATCAGGATCCTTAGTGAGCTCAGCATGTGTACCTGTTAATTAGTTAGAAGATATAAGAATGCTCCATTGCGCCGTACTTAGTATGCGTGAGTGCGTGCATGTAAGTAACTATGTATCTATCTATGTATACCTTTTTCTACTACTTTTCCTTGATGAATAACAGCGATGATATCAGCATTCCGTATTGTGCTAAGGCGATGTGCTACGATGATGGTTGTTCGGTTTATCATAATTTTGTCTAGTGTCTCTTGTACCACTCTTTCAGATTCTGCATCAAGTGCACTTGTGGCTTCATCAAGTAGTAGAATTCTTGGATCTTTGAGAATTGCTCTTGCTATAGCAATTCTTTGCTTTTGGCCTCCAGAAAGTTGAGCTCCATGCTCGCCGACCATCGTCTCAAGAccctaaattaaaaatatttaatgaaaAAAACATACACTATAAAATAATCTTCAGTATTGGATAATTCAAAACTGAAGTTGAGATCTCACATGAGGAAATTTATCAATGAAATTAGCAGCATTAGCAAGTTCTGCCGCATCTCTGATTTCTTCATCGGTTGCTGCATCCTTACCATAGGCAATATTCTCTTTAATGCTACAACTAAAAAGAACCGGTTCCTGACTGACTAGACCTATTTTCCGTCTGATCCATTTCAGTTGGAATTCTCTAAGGTCGATACCGTCAATGAGAATTTGACCACCTTGTGGATCATAAAATCTCTCTATCAAACTAATAACGGTTGATTTCCCACTTCCACTTTGCCCGACCAAAGCCGCGGTAGTGCCACTTGATATTGACATAGAAAATGCATTCAATATAATTTCATTTGGTCTTGTAGGATAACTAAAGCAAACCTCCCTAACCTCTATGTCTCCGCGAATGTCATCGAGCTTTGTCCCAGTAGTATCATAAGCATCGATCTCTGGCTTCCTTTTAATCGTTTCAAACATCTTTAACGCTGCAGCTTGTCCAGCAGCAAATGAAGTTAAGCATGGAGCTGCCTGTCCCAGAGTCCTATAAATCAGAATTAGTTCATAAAAAGTGATGTATTTATGTatgaaaatttaattttcttgAAGAAACTAATTTAACTTGACTTACAGGGAACCTGTTAGTATAGCGAAAAATACACTTATGACTTCACCTCCAGTATAACCTTTCTCCACTACCATCTTTCCTCCAAACCATACCGTCAAAATATAAGTGCAATAAACAAATAAACGAACCGTACCAAGGCCTAAACCAATCGCCAATCCCTCTTGTACTCCAATTTTGTAAGCTTTAGTTAACGATTGATTGTATTGAGCTATAGCTTGCTTCTCGCCGGTAAATGACGCAACCTGCACCCATTGGAGAAACTCTATTGTGTATCCTTAGTCTGaaacatgaaaaagaaagaaaaaatgacatGCATATACCGTTCGAATTGAACTGATTTTCCGCTCTACAATAGTTGCTGCTTCGGAATAAGCAGCTTGTCCACGAGATGCCATCTTTGCAAAAGTACAGCTCATTATTGAACCAGAGAGGATAAGAAGAGGAAGAGTTGATAAAAGGACAAGGGTTAGCAGCCAACCCTTGACGAATGCCACCACTAAACTTCCTAAAAAACACGACATATGTTGTATGAATTTTGCTACCTGAGAAGAAGTTATCACCCGAAATCGGACGAGTAAGTTATTATCATCTTCAAATTTTGTTATCATAATAGTTAGATCAAATGAAATGATGCTGTATTAATAATACCTTATCTCCCATGGCTTCTTGAATAAGAACCGTGTCACCTGACATTCTTCCAACAACCTCACCACTGTTTGTTTCCTTGTCAAAGAAACCGATATCCTGTCTTAAAATCGCTTTGAGATATAAGGCCCTTATTCTCGCAGTCTGTCTCGCGGCCGTGATCATCCAACAAGCCACCTCTGCAACATAAATCACATTTGCAAATTTTCTAATCATATTAACTTGAATTACAGTAAGCTAATTCATTCGGCATACTTACGCAGAAACACTGCTAAAAAGGCGCATGCACCCGTGATTGCAAAGTTGAGAGACACCTGAGAGCGCGAAACGAACCAAACCACAGTGAATTATGACATGAAAATCAAAGAATTTGAAACAAACTCCAAATCTTACCTTTGAAACTTGATGAACTACTTGTTTATTGTTAGCATTTCCTCCGAAAGCATCAACAGCATCTCCAATAATTATAGTCATCAAAGGCGTAGAGACTCCATTCGCAACAGCACTTACAGTTCCAACAATCATAAGAAAATAATCCAAAGAATCCGCAAACGAGAAAAGCTTGTAAAACGGCACTGTCTTGATTCTTTGATCCATCACCTCCTTCTTGTTGGATTCTTTTTCTTCATGCATGTCAGCCATTTCTTGAAGATTTTCAGAACCAGCAGGAACTGAGAAACATTTATTTGGTGTTATTAATGTTGCCAAGCTATGAAACAGACATTATTAATTAAACAACATTGCATTGAAGTGATAAACGCAATATTCAGCTCAAAAAAATGAATCTCTATGGGACCGCATGATGGTAGCAAAATTGATGTATCATTTTATAGGGCAAGATAGGTAAGTGTAGCATATTACGAATGCAAGAGCCCTATGATAAAAATATACAATAGGACACAAGAGTTTTAT encodes:
- the LOC131630304 gene encoding ABC transporter B family member 4-like; amino-acid sequence: MADMHEEKESNKKEVMDQRIKTVPFYKLFSFADSLDYFLMIVGTVSAVANGVSTPLMTIIIGDAVDAFGGNANNKQVVHQVSKVSLNFAITGACAFLAVFLQVACWMITAARQTARIRALYLKAILRQDIGFFDKETNSGEVVGRMSGDTVLIQEAMGDKVAKFIQHMSCFLGSLVVAFVKGWLLTLVLLSTLPLLILSGSIMSCTFAKMASRGQAAYSEAATIVERKISSIRTVASFTGEKQAIAQYNQSLTKAYKIGVQEGLAIGLGLGTVRLFVYCTYILTVWFGGKMVVEKGYTGGEVISVFFAILTGSLTLGQAAPCLTSFAAGQAAALKMFETIKRKPEIDAYDTTGTKLDDIRGDIEVREVCFSYPTRPNEIILNAFSMSISSGTTAALVGQSGSGKSTVISLIERFYDPQGGQILIDGIDLREFQLKWIRRKIGLVSQEPVLFSCSIKENIAYGKDAATDEEIRDAAELANAANFIDKFPHGLETMVGEHGAQLSGGQKQRIAIARAILKDPRILLLDEATSALDAESERVVQETLDKIMINRTTIIVAHRLSTIRNADIIAVIHQGKVVEKGTHAELTKDPDGAYSQLIRLQDIKRDPSDKYGANDSDKLENFVDSGRVSSQRSLSRGSSEIGRSSRHSFRVTTSIPPTLVGGSELVSSEETTSPKSKTQNVPYLRLAYLNKPEIPALLMGTIAAAVTGAMLPILGLLVSKMIHTFFEPADKLRKDSKFWVLIFVSLSVVSFTFHPIRSYFFAVAGSKLIKRIRLMCFEKIIHMEIGWFDKTENSTGALGARLSTDVASIRTLVCDALGLMVQDISTVITALVISFEASWQLSLIILALIPILLISGHWQKKYMQGFNTDAKKLYEEASQVANDAVGNIRTVSAFCAEDKVMELYQKKCVVPVQTGKRQGLVSGTGFGLAIFLFFSFYACSFYAGAQLVAKGKTSMSEVFQVFYSLTMAATALSQSSFMAPGASKAKCSVDSVFAILDQKSEIDPSDESGMILEDVKGEIEFHHVTFKYPTRPDVHIFKNLSLIIHSGQTVALVGESGSGKSTLISLLQRFYNPDSGQIKLDGTEIQKLQLKWFRQQMGLVSQEPVLFNDTIRANISFGKGGNASEAEIIAAAELANAHKFISSLQQGYDTIVGERGIQLSGGQKQRVAIARAIVNSPRILLLDEATSALDAESEKMVQDSLDRVRMDRTTIVVAHRLSTIKDANSIAVVKNGVIEEKGKHDALINMGGTYASLVALHTNSTASS